The following are encoded in a window of Fibrobacter sp. genomic DNA:
- the gatB gene encoding Asp-tRNA(Asn)/Glu-tRNA(Gln) amidotransferase subunit GatB, with the protein MPNYSTVIGLEIHCQLATKTKMFCGCEIEVNTSPNKHVCPVCLGMPGAMPVPNKKAVEYAIRLGLALNCEIDLNAMWTRKNYFYPDLPKGYQITQTGGLPVYDHPICKNGWLEIIKADGTKKRVGITRIHMEEDAGKLIHDMSPTDSHFDANRCGTPLCEIVTEPDIRSPEEAVLVLKKIKQTLEYTRVSNANMENGNMRCDGNISLRASEDAPFGTRAEIKNLNSFTNLEKALNAEYYLQSATLDAGKEVEQCTKRYDPNADKTIVIRSKEDAHDYKYFPEPDMVRLVTDPAFVEEIRRTLPELPDARRARFMNDLGVSEYDAQVLTDDRDISDWFDTASKNCKNGKVLANWVITELLAKMKDLEGGLADLKIKPEQLCALVNLIEDKTINGKIAKTVFADMFETGKDPADIVKEKGLVQVADTGAIEAIVREVCAANAAQFAEFKAGKVALKGFLVGMTMRKSGGKANPGMVNEILDKLAQE; encoded by the coding sequence ATGCCTAACTACTCTACCGTTATTGGTCTCGAAATCCATTGCCAGCTCGCTACCAAGACTAAGATGTTCTGCGGTTGCGAAATTGAAGTGAACACCAGCCCCAACAAGCACGTTTGCCCGGTTTGCCTGGGTATGCCTGGTGCAATGCCTGTTCCTAACAAGAAGGCTGTGGAATACGCCATTCGTCTCGGTCTCGCTCTGAACTGCGAAATCGACCTGAACGCCATGTGGACCCGTAAGAACTATTTCTACCCGGACCTTCCCAAGGGTTATCAGATTACCCAGACTGGCGGTCTTCCGGTATATGACCATCCCATCTGCAAGAATGGCTGGCTGGAAATCATCAAAGCCGACGGCACCAAGAAGCGCGTGGGCATTACCCGTATCCATATGGAAGAAGACGCCGGTAAGCTCATTCACGACATGAGCCCCACCGACTCTCATTTCGATGCAAACCGCTGCGGTACTCCGCTTTGCGAAATCGTCACGGAACCGGACATCCGTAGCCCGGAAGAAGCCGTTCTCGTTCTCAAGAAGATCAAGCAGACTCTGGAATATACCCGCGTCTCCAACGCCAACATGGAAAACGGCAACATGCGCTGCGACGGTAACATTTCCCTCCGCGCTTCCGAAGACGCACCTTTCGGCACTCGTGCAGAAATCAAGAACCTGAACAGCTTCACCAACCTTGAAAAGGCCTTGAACGCCGAATACTACCTGCAGTCCGCTACTCTGGACGCTGGCAAGGAAGTGGAACAGTGCACCAAGCGTTACGACCCCAACGCCGACAAGACTATCGTCATCCGCTCTAAGGAAGACGCTCACGACTATAAGTACTTCCCGGAACCGGACATGGTACGCCTCGTCACCGATCCCGCCTTCGTGGAAGAAATCCGCCGCACCCTTCCGGAACTGCCGGATGCCCGCCGCGCCCGCTTCATGAACGACCTCGGCGTATCCGAATACGATGCCCAGGTGCTTACCGACGACCGCGACATCAGCGACTGGTTCGACACCGCTTCCAAGAACTGCAAGAACGGTAAGGTCCTGGCCAACTGGGTCATTACCGAACTTCTCGCCAAGATGAAGGATCTTGAAGGCGGTCTCGCCGACCTGAAGATCAAGCCGGAACAGCTTTGCGCCCTGGTGAACCTGATCGAAGACAAGACCATCAACGGTAAGATTGCAAAGACCGTATTTGCCGACATGTTTGAAACCGGTAAGGATCCTGCAGACATCGTTAAGGAAAAGGGCCTTGTACAGGTGGCAGACACTGGCGCTATCGAAGCCATCGTTCGCGAAGTCTGCGCTGCAAACGCTGCCCAGTTCGCAGAATTCAAGGCCGGTAAGGT